One Nostoc punctiforme PCC 73102 DNA window includes the following coding sequences:
- a CDS encoding Nif11-like leader peptide family natural product precursor, giving the protein MSIESAKAFYQRVTTDEDFCTQVESSPIEERGTFLQAAGYYFTQREWEAASAEISETTSIGGELNEAQLEAIAGGRASIAMYGLPTELY; this is encoded by the coding sequence ATGTCTATTGAAAGCGCAAAAGCTTTTTATCAGAGAGTGACAACAGATGAAGATTTCTGCACTCAAGTTGAAAGCTCTCCAATAGAAGAACGTGGAACTTTCTTACAAGCAGCAGGATATTATTTTACTCAAAGAGAATGGGAAGCTGCTAGCGCTGAAATTTCAGAGACAACCTCAATTGGTGGGGAACTCAATGAAGCTCAACTTGAGGCGATCGCTGGTGGAAGAGCATCAATTGCTATGTACGGTTTACCAACCGAGCTTTATTAA
- a CDS encoding cyclic nucleotide-binding domain-containing protein, with translation MIQWRGNRRVSISRESSDSYNCKSCRKIFSNVDFTTEIISKIAARYCFASRFYRAIAIIFSDRIQSAINQQGRSNLAQSQPLRDVLFVLGGLHDSDIDWMTTCGKIKKILTNTVLIRERGLVDGLYILLDGAMSLSIDDNERNPLARAFAAIEGTELSGREIARLCKGEIIGETPFIDGRLPLATVKAIEDSIILSIERQQLAAKLQQDIGFASRFYQVIATLLSQRLQGMLSQLGYGRRVYSKGLTLSKDVEYEDELNDNLLDCVGLAAKRFEWMVGRLKVS, from the coding sequence ATTATCCAGTGGCGAGGTAATAGGAGAGTTTCCATTAGTAGGGAATCGTCTGACAGCTACAACTGTAAAAGCTGTAGAAAAATCTTTAGTAATGTCGATTTCACAACAGAAATTATCAGTAAAATTGCAGCAAGATATTGTTTTGCTTCACGTTTTTATCGTGCAATCGCAATTATATTTTCCGATAGAATTCAAAGCGCTATCAATCAACAGGGACGTAGCAATTTAGCACAAAGCCAACCTTTGAGAGATGTCCTATTTGTTTTAGGAGGATTACATGATAGTGACATCGATTGGATGACGACTTGTGGTAAAATTAAAAAAATTCTTACTAACACCGTACTAATCCGTGAAAGAGGGCTTGTGGATGGGCTGTATATTCTTTTAGATGGAGCAATGTCTTTGTCTATTGATGATAATGAGCGTAACCCCTTAGCTCGTGCTTTTGCTGCTATAGAAGGTACTGAACTTTCTGGTAGAGAAATAGCAAGATTGTGCAAAGGCGAAATCATCGGCGAAACACCCTTCATTGATGGGCGGCTGCCTTTAGCAACGGTTAAAGCTATTGAAGATTCAATTATTTTGTCAATTGAACGACAGCAATTAGCAGCAAAGTTACAGCAAGATATAGGATTTGCATCTCGTTTTTATCAAGTTATTGCAACTTTGCTTTCTCAAAGATTGCAAGGAATGCTGAGTCAGCTTGGTTATGGTAGGCGGGTTTATAGTAAAGGTTTAACGTTATCGAAAGATGTAGAATACGAGGATGAATTAAATGATAACCTTTTAGACTGTGTGGGGCTCGCGGCAAAAAGGTTTGAGTGGATGGTAGGACGGTTAAAAGTAAGTTAA